The sequence below is a genomic window from Draconibacterium halophilum.
GAATAAAAAACGAAGCATGTACACCGGCATCAGTGCGTCCGGCTCCAACCACCGCTACCTTTTCGCGCAAAATCTTCGATAGTGCATTCTCCATCACCTCCTGAACAGAAACAGCATTAGGCTGAATTTGCCAACCATGGTAATTGGTTCCTTTGTAACTAAGTTGTAAAAAGTAGCGTTCTGGCATTTTTTTCTTTTAACAGTGCGTAAAATTACAGAAAAAGTTGAAAGTTGAGATCAGCTATGCTGGTTGAAATCCCGACCACCGCGTCGGGACAAAAATCGATATAAGTTTTTACAAAAAATAACCGCCTCTCTTTTGCAGAGAGGCGGCCCCTGTTAACCCCAAACACGCGGCTTCAGATCGAAGCCTAAAAGTTTTTGAAAGTATTCATTAACTTTTATAATCCTTATCCCTTGAGTTTCGAATGCATTTTGTATATGTAATCAGTAATTAATTTGTCCATCCAAATAATCATACATTAAATTTTAACGGAGTATAAAAAACTGTTTCATTGTAGTTTTTATTTGGCGGCCCTTAAAATGGGTCAGTCAACTTTTATAAATTAAAATTAAGGATTTAATTCATTAAAAACAAGAATAATAAAGATGTTGCTTAACAATAAAACGTTCGGACTGAAATTTTGACACTAAAATAATTTCCTGAATGTCAACACAATCATTTTATCAGCACTTAACCAAATGACATACAGACAGATAACACTGTAATATTTTCAGCAAATTATGCCTGGTACAACTTTTGATTTTTGTATTCCGACAACGTTCAATAAATTGTTTAACCATAAAGTAAAAGGAGGATAAAGTCATGAAATTAGCAAGAAGAAACGAACCGTATTTTCCATCAGTCTTTGACCGGTTTTTTAACAATGAATTGATGGATTGGAATCAATCGAATTTTTCGAGCACAAACACTTCGTTACCGGCAGTTAATGTAAAAGAAACCGACGATGATTTTGTTATTGAGGTTGCAGCTCCGGGAATGAGTAAAAACGATTTTAATGTGAATTTTAAAAACAATGTACTTACCATTTCTTCGGAAAAGAAAAACGAAAAAGAAGAAAAAAATGAGAACTACACACGTAAAGAGTTTAGTTACCAATCGTTTCAACGTTCATTCACAGTTGCAGAAAATGCTGTAATTGGCGAAAAAATTTCGGCAAAATACAACAATGGTATTTTACATATCGAATTGCCAAAACGCGAAGAAATGAAACCACAGCCGGAAAGACAAATTAAAATTTCTTAATGATTTGTTGTTTTGATACGTCGCCTGGTAATTGTCAGGCGGCGTTTTTTATGCGATAAAAAATAACAGCTTATAATCCGCTTACCCAGTTAATGGCAGCTTCTATTGTGCTAAATGGTATCGACTGGTATCCTTTGTCCTTCATCCGAATTAACATGGGGTACACCACATCTTCAGGACGGACAGTAACAATGGCAACTCTTGTTCCTTCAAACACTTCGGGGTGTTGATGGTAGAACTCCGGAATTTCGTTATGCCTGCCGGGTGCTATATCAAATTTAGCTTTGCGGTAATCAAGAACAAACCCAATAACATCATCAGGAAACAAATTCTGATTTATTGCTGAAAGCCACGACTCCCTCACATCTTCAACAGTAACTAAACCAAAATAATATTTAAATACAATACGATCTTTGTATTCATATTTAAATTTTGATTCTGTCATGACTACTCTTTATTATTAACGCACACACCACACAAATTGCTAAAGAGAGAAAATATACAATCATACTCCCCATGCAGTGTAATACTACGATTCAGATATATATTTTTTTTTGAAAGTGTTATTTAGGCAGGCGTCCAAACTGCCAAACACAATACAAATTTAAAATATTTCAATAATAGTCAGTAATTCAGAAGCATTTAAACGTTACAAAAAACAGTTATTTAACAACTTAAAATTTTTTAACACAAATAAAGGCTTTTTATGACTGCATTCTTTTATTTTCGTGCTTTCGAAAAATTAGAAGAACGGTTTTTTAGAAATGGGTATTATAATTTCATTCTGAGAAATAAAATATTCGGATACTGAAAGACGCTCGCGTCTTCTGTCTTCCGGCCTACTTCAGAAAACCAGAGAAATTGAGAGAAATAACTTTATTGTAAAAAAAATAAACAATTATAAACGAATGAATCAGACAGTTGATATCAAAGAATTGAACGAGAGAATTCAGAAAGAGAGTTCGTTCGTGGATATGATCTCCATGGAAATGAACAAGGTGATTGTAGGACAAAAACACCTGGTTGAAAGTTTGCTAATAGGCCTGCTTTCAAATGGACACATTCTCCTAGAAGGAGTACCGGGATTGGCAAAAACACTTGCCATTAAATCATTGGCGCAAACCATTAGCGCGAAGTTCTCACGTATTCAGTTTACACCCGACTTACTTCCTGCCGACGTTTTGGGAACAATGATTTACAGCCAAAAGAAAGAAGAATTCAGCATAAAGAAAGGACCAATATTTGCCAACTTCGTTTTGGCTGATGAGATTAACCGTGCACCAGCAAAAGTACAATCAGCACTACTTGAAGCGATGCAGGAACGTCAGATTACCATTGGCGACGAGACCTTTAAACTCGACGAGCCTTTTCTGGTTATGGCCACACAAAACCCAATTGAGCAGGAAGGTACTTACCCATTACCCGAAGCGCAAGTCGACCGTTTTATGTTGAAAGTAGTAATTAACTACCCGAATAAAGAGGAAGAGCGCCAGATCATTAATCAAAATCTGCTGGCACAATTTCCGGAAACGTCAACAATTCTGAAACCGGAAGACATTATGAA
It includes:
- a CDS encoding Hsp20/alpha crystallin family protein; the encoded protein is MKLARRNEPYFPSVFDRFFNNELMDWNQSNFSSTNTSLPAVNVKETDDDFVIEVAAPGMSKNDFNVNFKNNVLTISSEKKNEKEEKNENYTRKEFSYQSFQRSFTVAENAVIGEKISAKYNNGILHIELPKREEMKPQPERQIKIS
- a CDS encoding AAA family ATPase yields the protein MNQTVDIKELNERIQKESSFVDMISMEMNKVIVGQKHLVESLLIGLLSNGHILLEGVPGLAKTLAIKSLAQTISAKFSRIQFTPDLLPADVLGTMIYSQKKEEFSIKKGPIFANFVLADEINRAPAKVQSALLEAMQERQITIGDETFKLDEPFLVMATQNPIEQEGTYPLPEAQVDRFMLKVVINYPNKEEERQIINQNLLAQFPETSTILKPEDIMKARNVVKDVYMDEKIQKYIVDIVFATREPNEYKLEKYADMISYGASPRAGISLAQAAKAFAFIKRRGYVIPEDVRAVCPEVLRHRIGLSYEAEANNITQEEIITDILNQVEVP